A genome region from Phocoena sinus isolate mPhoSin1 chromosome 16, mPhoSin1.pri, whole genome shotgun sequence includes the following:
- the CHRM3 gene encoding muscarinic acetylcholine receptor M3, giving the protein MTLHNNNTTSPLFPNISSSWIHGPSDAGLPPGTVTHFGSYNISRAAGNSSSPNGTTSDPLGGHTIWQVVFIAFLTGVLALVTIIGNILVIVAFKVNKQLKTVNNYFLLSLACADLIIGVISMNLFTTYIIMNRWALGNLACDLWLSIDYVASNASVMNLLVISFDRYFSITRPLTYRAKRTTKRAGVMIGLAWVISFILWAPAILFWQYFVGKRTVPPGECFIQFLSEPTITFGTAIAAFYMPVTIMTILYWRIYKETEKRTKELAGLQASGTEAEAENFVHPTGSSRSCSSYELQQQSMKRSARRKYGRCHFWFTTKSWKPSAEQIDQDHSSSDSWNNNDAAASLENSASSDEEDMGSETRAIYSIVLKLPGHSTILSSTKLPSSDNLQVPEEELGAVDLETKASKLQAQKSMDDGGSFQKSFSKLPIQLESAVDTAKASDVNSSVGKATATLPLSFKEATLAKRFALKTRSQITKRKRMSLVKEKKAAQTLSAILLAFIITWTPYNIMVLVNTFCDSCIPKTYWNLGYWLCYINSTVNPVCYALCNKTFRTTFKMLLLCQCDKRKRRKQQYQQRQSVIFHKRAPEQAL; this is encoded by the coding sequence ATGACCTTGCACAATAACAATACAACCTCACCTTTGTTTCcgaacatcagctcttcctggatTCACGGCCCTTCCGATGCAGGGCTGCCCCCAGGAACGGTTACTCATTTTGGCAGCTACAACATTTCTCGGGCAgctgggaattcctcctctccAAATGGCACCACCAGTGACCCTCTGGGAGGTCATACCATCTGGCAGGTGGTCTTCATTGCATTCTTAACGGGCGTCCTGGCCTTGGTGACCATCATCGGCAACATCCTGGTGATAGTGGCATTCAAGGTCAACAAGCAACTGAAGACCGTCAACAACTACTTCCTCTTAAGTCTGGCCTGTGCCGACCTGATTATTGGGGTCATTTCAATGAATCTGTTTACTACCTACATCATCATGAACCGATGGGCTTTAGGGAACTTGGCCTGTGACCTCTGGCTTTCCATTGACTACGTGGCTAGCAATGCCTCCGTCATGAATCTTCTGGTCATTAGCTTTGACAGGTACTTTTCCATCACGAGGCCGCTCACGTACCGAGCCAAACGAACAACAAAGCGAGCTGGTGTGATGATAGGTCTGGCTTGGGTCATCTCCTTCATCCTTTGGGCTCCTGCCATCTTGTTCTGGCAATACTTTGTTGGGAAGAGAACTGTGCCTCCAGGGGAGTGTTTCATCCAGTTCCTCAGTGAGCCCACCATCACCTTCGGCACGGCCATCGCCGCCTTTTATATGCCTGTCACCATCATGACTATTTTATACTGGAGGATctataaggaaactgaaaaacGTACCAAAGAGCTTGCTGGGCTGCAGGCCTCtgggacagaggcagaggcagagaactTTGTCCATCCCACAGGTAGTTCTCGAAGCTGCAGCAGCTATGAGCTTCAACAGCAAAGCATGAAACGCTCAGCCAGGAGGAAGTACGGACGCTGCCACTTCTGGTTCACAACGAAGAGCTGGAAGCCCAGTGCCGAGCAGATTGACCAAGACCACAGCAGCAGCGACAGCTGGAATAACAACGACGCTGCTGCCTCCCTGGAAAATTCCGCTTCCTCCGACGAGGAGGACATGGGCTCGGAGACAAGAGCCATCTACTCCATCGTGCTCAAGCTTCCGGGTCACAGCACCATCCTCAGCTCCACCAAGTTACCCTCGTCAGACAACCTGCAGGTGCCggaggaggagctgggggcaGTGGACTTAGAGACGAAAGCCAGCAAACTCCAGGCCCAAAAGAGCATGGACGACGGAGGCAGTTTTCAGAAAAGCTTCTCCAAGCTTCCCATCCAGTTGGAGTCAGCCGTGGACACGGCCAAGGCCTCTGATGTCAACTCCTCAGTGGGCAAGGCCACGGCCACTCTGCCTCTGTCCTTTAAGGAAGCTACTCTGGCCAAGAGGTTTGCTCTGAAGACCAGAAGCCAGATCACTAAGCGGAAACGGATGTCCCTCGTCAAGGAGAAGAAGGCGGCCCAGACCCTCAGCGCCATCTTGCTTGCCTTCATTATCACCTGGACCCCCTACAACATTATGGTTCTGGTGAACACCTTTTGTGACAGCTGCATCCCCAAAACCTATTGGAATCTGGGCTATTGGCTGTGCTACATCAACAGCACCGTGAACCCCGTGTGCTATGCCCTGTGCAACAAAACATTCAGAACCACTTTCAAGATGCTACTGTTGTGCCAGTGTGACAAAAGGAAGCGGCGCAAGCAGCAGTACCAGCAAAGACAGTCAGTCATTTTCCACAAACGGGCGCCCGAGCAGGCCTTGTAG